A part of Chanos chanos chromosome 9, fChaCha1.1, whole genome shotgun sequence genomic DNA contains:
- the LOC115820477 gene encoding interleukin-8-like, protein MNFCSSVIVFVAVLSITEGMSLTGVGADPRCRCIETESRFMGKLIEKVELFPPSPHCKDTEIIATLKHSGDKICLDTTAPWVKKVIDKILANKKP, encoded by the exons ATGAACTTCTGCTCTTCTGTCATTGTATTTGTGGCAGTTCTGAGTATTACTGAGG GAATGAGTTTGACGGGCGTAGGAGCTGACCCTCGCTGTCGCTGCATTGAGACTGAGAGCAGGTTTATGGGTAAACTCATTGAGAAAGTGGAGCTGTTCCCTCCAAGCCCACactgtaaagacacagagatcat TGCCACTCTGAAGCACAGTGGTGACAAGATTTGTTTGGATACCACTGCCCCCTGGGTTAAGAAGGTCATTGATAAGATCCTTGCCAA cAAGAAGCCTTGA